In one window of Senegalia massiliensis DNA:
- a CDS encoding cobyric acid synthase, whose protein sequence is MAKNIMIVGTGSSVGKSIVTAALCRIFKQDGYSISPFKSQNMALNSYVTENGEEMGRAQVVQAEAAEIEPMVEMNPILLKPTSDVGSQVILMGRVHRTLTASEYRKEVPNIKGIVKKAYNELNDKFDIVAIEGAGSPAEINLRENDIVNMGLAEMVDSPVILVGDIERGGVFASIYGTIMLLEPEERERIKGFIINKFRGDIEILNPGIKMLEEKINIPCLGVLPFTKLDIDDEDSVTTRFNKNVDNDVNIGVIKLPFVSNFSDFTPLEMERRVNVRYITKKEDFDNIDFLIIPGSKNTIKDMEYIIKSDLDKLIYKKHKEGIPIMGICGGYQMLGEEISDPLHIESNMDRINGLGLLSTKTVINEKKDTLRVSGKLNGESINGYEIHMGKTERFNCKPFIELEGNRFDGAINDKGTVYGTYLHGIFENDNFRINIIEEILEKKGLEKDKDKTSFEEIKQGEYNKLADLTRTNLDMDKIKEIMGL, encoded by the coding sequence ATGGCAAAAAATATAATGATAGTAGGCACAGGGTCTTCTGTAGGAAAAAGTATAGTTACTGCTGCTCTTTGCAGAATATTTAAACAAGATGGATATAGTATATCTCCATTTAAATCACAAAATATGGCATTGAATTCATATGTCACTGAAAATGGAGAAGAAATGGGTAGAGCTCAAGTAGTACAAGCTGAAGCAGCAGAAATAGAACCAATGGTTGAAATGAATCCAATACTTTTAAAACCTACAAGTGATGTAGGTAGTCAAGTAATACTTATGGGTAGAGTTCATAGAACTTTAACTGCATCTGAATATAGAAAAGAAGTACCAAATATAAAGGGAATTGTTAAAAAAGCATATAATGAATTAAATGATAAATTTGATATAGTAGCAATAGAAGGAGCAGGAAGTCCTGCAGAAATAAACTTACGTGAAAATGATATTGTAAATATGGGACTTGCAGAAATGGTAGATAGTCCTGTAATACTTGTAGGAGATATAGAAAGAGGAGGCGTGTTTGCAAGTATTTATGGAACTATTATGTTATTAGAGCCAGAAGAGAGAGAAAGAATAAAAGGCTTCATTATAAACAAATTTAGAGGGGATATTGAAATATTAAATCCTGGAATAAAAATGTTAGAAGAAAAAATAAATATACCTTGTCTTGGAGTTCTTCCATTTACTAAATTAGATATTGATGATGAAGATAGTGTAACTACAAGATTTAATAAAAATGTGGATAATGATGTGAATATAGGAGTTATTAAGCTTCCATTTGTATCAAATTTTAGTGATTTTACGCCTCTAGAAATGGAAAGAAGAGTAAATGTAAGATATATTACTAAAAAAGAAGACTTTGATAATATAGATTTTCTTATAATTCCAGGAAGTAAAAACACTATAAAAGATATGGAATATATAATAAAAAGCGATTTAGATAAATTAATATATAAAAAGCATAAAGAAGGTATTCCTATTATGGGTATATGTGGAGGATATCAAATGTTAGGAGAAGAAATATCTGATCCATTACATATTGAATCTAATATGGATAGAATAAATGGACTAGGCCTTCTTAGTACTAAAACAGTTATAAATGAAAAGAAAGATACATTAAGAGTATCAGGAAAACTTAATGGTGAAAGTATAAATGGATACGAAATTCATATGGGTAAAACTGAGAGATTTAATTGTAAACCATTTATAGAATTAGAAGGAAATAGATTTGATGGTGCTATAAATGATAAGGGAACAGTATATGGTACTTATCTTCATGGAATATTTGAAAATGATAATTTTAGAATAAATATAATAGAAGAAATATTAGAAAAAAAAGGATTAGAAAAAGATAAAGATAAAACTAGCTTTGAAGAAATAAAACAAGGTGAGTATAACAAATTAGCAGATTTAACTAGAACAAATTTAGATATGGATAAAATAAAAGAAATAATGGGATTGTAA
- a CDS encoding energy-coupling factor ABC transporter ATP-binding protein — MLKTVDLNYNYEDGKVALKNINIDLNKGNKIGIVGGNGAGKTTLFLNLIGYLKPNKGEVLFNDKKIKYNKKFLRNLRKEVGIVFQEADKQIFYSNTYDDIAFGLRNLGIDEDTVKIKVDKIINLLNIEEFKDKPVHFLSHGEKKRVAIAGVLALDCKVIFFDEPLAGLDPIMTDNMINTMNSIVNDGKKTIVSSHDMDFIYEYCDYIYVLNKGEIIDSGITREVFLNKKTLDKASLKEPWLVKVHKKLEIPLFENEKEFYNYKGEKSWQKI, encoded by the coding sequence ATGTTAAAGACAGTAGATTTAAATTATAATTATGAAGACGGAAAAGTTGCATTAAAAAATATAAATATAGATTTAAATAAAGGAAATAAAATTGGTATAGTTGGAGGAAATGGTGCTGGGAAAACTACTCTTTTTTTAAATCTAATAGGTTATCTTAAACCCAATAAAGGTGAAGTTTTATTTAATGATAAAAAAATAAAATACAATAAAAAATTTTTAAGGAACTTAAGAAAAGAAGTAGGGATAGTATTTCAAGAGGCAGATAAACAAATTTTTTATTCTAACACTTATGATGATATAGCCTTTGGGCTTAGAAACTTAGGAATTGATGAAGATACTGTAAAAATAAAAGTTGATAAAATAATAAATTTACTCAATATAGAAGAATTTAAAGATAAACCAGTTCATTTTTTAAGCCATGGGGAAAAGAAACGTGTTGCAATAGCAGGAGTTTTAGCATTAGATTGTAAAGTAATATTTTTTGATGAACCATTAGCTGGTTTAGATCCAATAATGACAGATAATATGATAAATACTATGAATAGTATTGTTAATGATGGAAAAAAAACAATAGTATCAAGTCATGATATGGATTTTATATATGAATATTGCGATTATATATATGTATTAAATAAAGGTGAAATAATAGATTCTGGTATAACAAGAGAAGTATTTTTAAATAAAAAAACATTAGATAAGGCTAGTTTAAAAGAACCTTGGCTTGTTAAAGTCCATAAAAAATTAGAGATACCATTGTTTGAAAATGAAAAAGAATTTTATAATTATAAAGGAGAAAAGTCATGGCAAAAAATATAA
- the cbiQ gene encoding cobalt ECF transporter T component CbiQ translates to MLIIDRYAYINKLRYFNDDLKLFLFIMMITIALFSNSYIVHISIFIIMSVILVGIAQIPIKGYFKMYLLPMSFIILSLIALVFSISHSNVDTFFSVKLSNFYLVVRDDSLLKAIILTTRAFSAISCSYFLILTTPFNNLIKLLLKYKIPVLLIELIMLTYRFIFILLEEIAKIYKAQDLRFGYINMKNSFNSLGLLLRTLIVRIIKRYKDMIISLESKNYDNRFYM, encoded by the coding sequence ATGCTAATAATTGATAGATATGCATATATAAATAAATTAAGATATTTTAATGATGATTTAAAGCTTTTTTTATTTATTATGATGATTACTATAGCTTTATTTTCTAATAGCTATATTGTTCATATATCTATTTTCATTATTATGAGTGTTATTTTAGTAGGTATTGCCCAAATACCTATAAAAGGATACTTTAAAATGTATTTATTACCTATGAGTTTTATTATTTTAAGTTTAATAGCTTTAGTTTTTTCGATTTCACATAGTAATGTAGACACTTTTTTTAGCGTTAAACTTTCTAATTTTTATCTAGTTGTAAGGGATGATAGCTTACTTAAAGCTATCATCCTTACAACTAGAGCATTTTCAGCCATATCTTGTAGTTACTTTTTAATACTTACTACACCCTTTAATAATTTAATTAAATTATTATTAAAATATAAAATACCAGTCCTTTTAATAGAGCTTATAATGCTCACATATAGATTTATATTTATACTTTTAGAAGAGATAGCTAAGATTTATAAAGCACAAGATTTAAGGTTTGGATATATAAACATGAAAAATAGTTTTAATTCTTTAGGATTACTTTTAAGAACATTAATTGTTAGGATTATTAAACGATATAAAGATATGATAATTTCTCTTGAAAGTAAAAATTATGACAATAGGTTTTATATGTAG
- a CDS encoding energy-coupling factor ABC transporter substrate-binding protein, which translates to MKKTYKNLLLLFIVVILIAVPILVIKDSEFAGSDSLAEEAIPESYTPWFSPLWEPPGGETETLIFTLQGAIGTGIIAYFLGYMKGKAKNANN; encoded by the coding sequence ATGAAAAAAACATATAAAAATTTATTACTTTTATTTATAGTTGTAATACTTATAGCTGTTCCAATACTTGTAATAAAAGACTCTGAGTTTGCAGGCTCTGATTCTCTAGCTGAGGAAGCTATTCCTGAAAGCTATACTCCTTGGTTTAGTCCTCTTTGGGAACCACCAGGAGGAGAAACTGAAACCCTTATATTTACCTTACAAGGAGCTATAGGTACTGGAATAATAGCATATTTCTTAGGCTATATGAAGGGTAAAGCTAAAAATGCTAATAATTGA
- a CDS encoding energy-coupling factor ABC transporter permease: MKKKYLVLFGLVLVFMPKYANAMHIMEGYLSPFWAGLWTIVSLPFVILGFRNISKMVKEDGNKKILIALMGAFVFVLSALKLPSITGSSSHPTGVGLGAIVLGPSVMSVIGMIVLIFQALLLAHGGITTLGANTFSMAIVGPFVAFGIYKLSQKAGWKKEFSIFLAAAFGNLITYVVTSFQLAMAHAGANEGFMELLVKFLSIFAITQIPLAIAEGILSVIVYNLIAGYKEEGVLAYEKNI; the protein is encoded by the coding sequence TTGAAAAAGAAGTATCTAGTTTTATTTGGTTTAGTATTAGTGTTTATGCCAAAATATGCAAATGCTATGCATATCATGGAAGGCTACTTAAGTCCTTTTTGGGCAGGACTTTGGACAATTGTTAGTTTGCCTTTTGTAATTTTAGGATTTAGGAATATTTCTAAAATGGTGAAAGAAGATGGAAACAAAAAAATATTAATAGCACTTATGGGGGCATTTGTATTTGTGTTATCTGCTTTAAAATTACCATCTATAACAGGAAGTTCATCACATCCTACAGGGGTAGGTCTTGGAGCAATAGTATTAGGTCCATCTGTAATGAGTGTAATTGGGATGATTGTGCTAATTTTTCAAGCATTATTACTTGCCCACGGAGGAATCACTACACTTGGAGCAAATACGTTTTCTATGGCAATAGTAGGACCTTTTGTAGCATTTGGTATTTATAAGCTTTCTCAGAAAGCTGGATGGAAAAAAGAGTTTTCAATATTTCTAGCAGCTGCATTTGGAAATTTAATAACTTATGTTGTTACATCTTTTCAGCTTGCCATGGCTCATGCAGGAGCAAATGAAGGATTTATGGAATTATTAGTTAAGTTTTTATCTATATTTGCTATAACTCAAATACCGCTTGCTATAGCAGAAGGAATACTTAGTGTTATTGTATATAATTTAATAGCTGGATATAAAGAGGAAGGAGTTTTAGCTTATGAAAAAAACATATAA
- a CDS encoding PTS fructose transporter subunit IIABC → MKITELIKNDTIILELESIKKEDALDELINKLDEADRLNDKQEYKKEILKRESEGTTGIGEGVAIPHAKTNAVKTPSIAFGRSKDGIDFDSLDGEPTHLFFMIAASEGAHNDHLKTLQKLSTFLMDESFRKELLIADTKKEILDIIDKKQIEKEGLEKEKPKVEQKREKILAVTACPTGIAHTYMAADALKSKAEKMNVDIKVETNGSTGVENRLTDKEIREATAIIVSADTKVEMNRFHGKVVIQTPVSDAIKQPGALIERALEKNGDVYEAKETSTSTKSQSTGKGIYRNLMNGVSNMLPFVVGGGILIALAFLFDFNNAGADNYGSGNEIAAFFNTLGGTAFSFMLPILAGFIASSIGDRPALAPGFVGGALAANGKAGFLGALLAGFLAGYVVKMLRKLFSNLPQSLEGIKPVLLFPLFGILIVGAIMNFIVVPPVEWLNTGLNSWLSGLGGANKLLLGLILGGMMAVDMGGPVNKAAYVFGVASVAEGNGHIMAAVMAGGMVPPLGIALATTFFKDKFTEKEIDAGKTNYVMGLSFITEGAIPFAAADPKGVIPSIIAGSAIAGGLSAVFGASSPAPHGGIFVFPVVTNWLLYIIAILVGSIITALLLKVLKKPVALGEVES, encoded by the coding sequence ATGAAAATTACTGAATTAATAAAAAATGATACTATTATATTAGAATTAGAAAGTATAAAGAAAGAAGATGCATTAGATGAACTTATAAATAAATTAGATGAAGCAGATAGACTTAATGATAAACAGGAATATAAAAAAGAAATATTAAAAAGAGAATCAGAAGGGACTACAGGAATAGGAGAAGGAGTTGCAATACCTCATGCTAAAACTAATGCAGTAAAAACTCCATCAATAGCATTTGGGAGAAGTAAAGATGGTATAGACTTTGATTCATTAGATGGAGAACCTACTCATTTATTTTTTATGATAGCAGCAAGTGAAGGAGCACACAATGATCATTTAAAAACCCTTCAGAAACTATCTACATTTTTGATGGATGAGAGTTTTAGAAAAGAATTATTAATTGCAGATACCAAAAAAGAAATATTAGATATAATAGATAAAAAACAAATAGAAAAAGAAGGATTAGAAAAAGAAAAACCTAAAGTAGAACAAAAAAGAGAAAAAATACTTGCAGTTACAGCATGCCCTACTGGAATAGCTCATACCTATATGGCAGCAGACGCTTTAAAATCTAAAGCTGAAAAAATGAATGTAGATATAAAAGTAGAAACAAATGGTTCAACAGGTGTAGAAAACAGACTCACAGATAAAGAAATAAGAGAAGCAACGGCTATAATAGTATCAGCAGATACAAAAGTAGAAATGAATAGATTTCATGGAAAAGTTGTAATACAAACTCCAGTATCAGATGCTATAAAGCAGCCAGGTGCTTTAATAGAAAGAGCATTAGAAAAAAATGGTGATGTATACGAAGCAAAAGAAACTTCTACATCTACTAAATCTCAAAGTACAGGCAAGGGAATATATAGAAATTTAATGAATGGTGTATCAAATATGCTTCCATTTGTAGTAGGTGGAGGAATATTAATAGCATTAGCATTTTTATTTGATTTTAATAATGCAGGAGCAGATAATTATGGTTCAGGTAATGAAATTGCGGCATTTTTTAATACACTAGGAGGCACAGCATTTAGCTTTATGCTACCAATACTTGCAGGATTCATTGCATCATCTATAGGCGATAGACCAGCTCTAGCACCAGGATTTGTAGGAGGAGCTCTTGCTGCAAATGGAAAAGCAGGGTTTTTAGGAGCACTTTTAGCAGGATTTTTAGCAGGTTATGTAGTAAAAATGCTCAGAAAACTATTTAGTAATTTGCCACAATCATTAGAAGGAATAAAACCAGTTCTGTTATTTCCTCTATTTGGAATATTAATAGTAGGTGCTATTATGAACTTTATAGTAGTTCCACCAGTAGAATGGCTAAATACAGGACTAAATAGCTGGCTTAGTGGACTTGGTGGAGCAAATAAATTATTATTAGGACTAATACTTGGTGGGATGATGGCAGTAGATATGGGAGGCCCTGTAAATAAAGCAGCATATGTATTTGGTGTAGCATCAGTTGCAGAAGGAAATGGACATATAATGGCAGCAGTAATGGCTGGAGGAATGGTACCACCACTTGGAATAGCGCTTGCGACTACATTCTTTAAAGATAAATTTACAGAAAAAGAGATAGATGCAGGAAAAACTAATTATGTAATGGGACTTTCATTTATAACGGAAGGAGCAATACCTTTTGCAGCAGCAGATCCAAAAGGTGTAATACCTTCAATAATAGCAGGTTCAGCTATAGCAGGAGGATTATCCGCAGTATTTGGAGCATCTTCCCCTGCACCACATGGAGGAATATTTGTATTCCCTGTAGTTACAAATTGGCTCTTATATATAATAGCAATATTAGTAGGAAGTATAATTACAGCATTACTTTTAAAGGTATTGAAGAAACCAGTTGCTTTAGGAGAAGTAGAAAGTTAA
- the pfkB gene encoding 1-phosphofructokinase, whose product MIYTVTFNPAIDYNLEIDKINFGETNRAKDTYIYPGGKGINISRVLYNLEVESTALGFIGGFTGKYLEEYLKKSDINTDFIYLDEPTRINVKLKSEIETEINAIGPDIPDEKIEEFYKKIDKLKDGDFLILAGNIQSSLRRDMYFTIQERCSEKNINIIVDTTGESLEKTLSNNPFLIKPNKKELEEIFNIEIKDNEDIIKYGQKLQRRGAENVIVSMGGDGAILLSENEVHFVKSPKGILKNSVGSGDSMIAGFLSSYTKTKDVLNSFRWAVAAGSATAFSSDLAKKEEVEQLLDNIVIERLK is encoded by the coding sequence ATGATTTACACAGTAACTTTTAATCCAGCAATAGATTATAACCTAGAAATAGATAAAATAAATTTTGGAGAAACAAATAGAGCAAAAGACACATATATTTATCCAGGGGGCAAGGGAATAAATATTTCAAGAGTACTCTATAATTTAGAAGTAGAAAGTACAGCTTTAGGGTTTATAGGTGGTTTTACAGGAAAATACTTAGAAGAGTATTTAAAGAAATCCGATATTAATACAGACTTTATATATTTAGATGAACCAACAAGAATAAATGTGAAATTGAAAAGTGAAATTGAAACAGAAATAAATGCAATAGGTCCTGATATTCCTGATGAAAAAATAGAAGAATTTTATAAAAAAATAGATAAATTAAAAGATGGTGATTTCTTAATACTTGCAGGAAATATTCAATCATCACTTAGAAGAGATATGTATTTTACAATACAAGAAAGATGTAGTGAAAAAAATATTAATATAATAGTAGATACAACAGGAGAATCTTTAGAAAAAACTCTTTCGAATAATCCATTTTTGATAAAGCCAAATAAGAAAGAATTGGAAGAAATATTTAATATAGAAATAAAGGATAATGAAGACATAATTAAGTATGGACAGAAGTTACAACGAAGAGGAGCGGAAAACGTAATAGTTTCTATGGGAGGTGATGGAGCAATATTACTATCAGAAAATGAAGTGCATTTTGTAAAATCACCAAAAGGAATACTTAAAAATTCAGTAGGTTCAGGAGATTCAATGATAGCAGGATTTTTATCAAGTTATACAAAGACAAAAGATGTACTAAATTCATTTAGATGGGCGGTAGCAGCAGGCTCTGCAACAGCTTTTTCTAGTGATTTAGCTAAAAAAGAAGAAGTGGAACAATTGCTAGATAATATAGTTATTGAAAGATTAAAGTAA
- a CDS encoding DeoR/GlpR family DNA-binding transcription regulator, translating to MLTEQRQELILKELNKKGIVKVNQLVEITNSSESTIRRDLSYLEQENKLKRVHGGAALLEGRFNEESFKDKLIHNKKEKVSIAKYAASLIEEGDSIYLDAGTTAYEMAKLIDKKNILVVTNGVDNVDLLLDRGIDVYILGGKIKRKTKAVVGSDALKNLEKFRFDKVFIGINSIHLEYGLTTPDTEEAIMKKRAIDNSTESFVLADHSKFDKISFVKVTDFSDVIIITDKEQSNYTKHTEIEVTE from the coding sequence ATGCTTACAGAACAAAGACAAGAACTTATATTAAAAGAATTAAATAAAAAAGGAATTGTAAAAGTAAATCAACTTGTAGAAATAACAAACTCTTCAGAATCAACCATAAGAAGAGATTTATCATATTTAGAACAGGAGAATAAATTAAAAAGAGTTCATGGAGGAGCTGCACTTTTAGAAGGAAGATTTAATGAAGAAAGTTTTAAAGATAAGCTTATTCATAATAAAAAGGAAAAGGTTTCTATAGCAAAATATGCAGCATCACTTATAGAAGAAGGAGATAGTATATATTTAGATGCTGGAACTACTGCATATGAAATGGCTAAATTAATAGATAAAAAAAATATACTTGTAGTAACTAATGGAGTTGATAATGTAGATTTACTACTTGACCGAGGAATAGATGTATATATATTAGGTGGAAAAATTAAACGAAAGACAAAAGCAGTAGTAGGATCAGACGCACTTAAAAATTTAGAAAAATTTAGATTCGATAAAGTTTTTATTGGGATTAATAGTATTCATTTAGAGTATGGACTTACAACACCAGACACAGAGGAAGCTATAATGAAAAAAAGGGCAATAGATAATTCTACTGAAAGTTTTGTATTAGCTGATCATAGTAAATTTGACAAAATTAGTTTTGTGAAAGTAACAGATTTTTCTGATGTCATAATAATTACAGATAAAGAACAAAGTAATTATACTAAACATACAGAAATAGAGGTGACAGAGTAA
- a CDS encoding MYG1 family protein: MANQKEFKKVGTHNGRFHADDVMATAILKQIFDIELIRTRDNDILKDLDIVYDVGRGEFDHHGIEKKYRENGIPYAACGLIWRQFGKEIIKFKEDSLSEEEVNDIFHYIDRVVIEGIDALDNGIRIQQDIPLMHISKIISGFNPPWYLDDSIDNAFMEAVKLAKVVFENTFNSRISVIKSTENIITAFENRTNPKILILQQFSPWGEILKKIDERGEVLFVIYPKDHNYAIQTVRGKDGTDKKKLPKSWAGKENDELAEITGVEDAVFCHSGRFIAVAKSKEGILKMADLAINAPEEKRSKSIFDFIRDIFKK; encoded by the coding sequence ATGGCTAATCAAAAAGAATTTAAAAAAGTAGGTACTCATAATGGTAGATTTCATGCAGATGATGTCATGGCTACAGCAATACTTAAACAAATATTTGATATAGAATTAATAAGAACTAGAGATAATGATATATTAAAAGATCTAGATATTGTTTATGATGTAGGTAGAGGAGAATTTGACCATCATGGTATAGAGAAAAAATATAGAGAAAATGGAATACCATATGCAGCTTGTGGCTTAATATGGAGACAATTTGGTAAAGAGATTATAAAGTTTAAAGAAGATTCATTAAGTGAAGAAGAAGTCAATGATATATTTCACTATATAGATAGAGTAGTAATAGAAGGAATAGATGCTTTAGATAATGGTATTAGAATTCAACAAGATATACCACTTATGCATATTTCCAAAATAATATCAGGGTTTAATCCTCCTTGGTATTTAGATGATTCTATAGACAATGCTTTTATGGAAGCTGTGAAATTAGCAAAAGTAGTATTTGAAAATACTTTTAATAGTAGGATTTCAGTAATAAAATCTACAGAAAATATTATAACTGCTTTTGAAAATAGAACAAATCCAAAGATATTAATTTTACAACAATTTTCTCCTTGGGGAGAAATATTAAAAAAAATAGATGAAAGAGGAGAAGTATTATTTGTAATATATCCTAAAGATCATAATTATGCTATCCAGACAGTAAGAGGTAAAGATGGTACTGATAAGAAGAAATTGCCTAAATCTTGGGCAGGAAAAGAAAATGATGAATTAGCAGAAATAACTGGAGTAGAAGATGCTGTATTTTGTCATTCAGGAAGATTTATAGCAGTTGCCAAATCTAAGGAAGGAATACTAAAAATGGCTGATTTAGCTATAAATGCACCTGAAGAAAAGAGAAGTAAAAGTATATTTGATTTTATAAGAGATATATTTAAAAAATAA
- a CDS encoding exodeoxyribonuclease III encodes MKMISWNVNGLRACVKKGFLEYFDEVDADIFALQEIKLQEGQIDLDLEGYNQYWNYAEKKGYSGTAVFTKKKPISFTKGLGIEEHDKEGRVITLEFDKFYFVNVYTPNSKRGLERLDYRARWQDDFTNYLIELDKNKPVILCGDLNVAHNEIDLKNPSSNRKNAGFTDTERGKMTELLNANFIDTFRHFYPDKEEVYSWWSYMRKARERNSGWRIDYFVVSERLKNDLIDAKIHSHIMGSDHCPVELEIEL; translated from the coding sequence ATGAAAATGATATCTTGGAATGTAAATGGTCTTAGGGCCTGTGTAAAAAAAGGATTTTTAGAATATTTTGATGAAGTAGATGCAGATATATTTGCACTTCAAGAGATAAAATTACAAGAGGGACAAATTGATTTGGATTTAGAAGGTTATAATCAGTATTGGAACTATGCAGAAAAGAAAGGTTATTCTGGAACGGCAGTATTTACAAAGAAAAAACCTATATCTTTTACTAAAGGACTTGGGATAGAAGAACATGATAAAGAAGGACGAGTAATAACTCTTGAATTTGATAAATTTTATTTTGTAAATGTTTATACACCTAATTCAAAAAGAGGTCTTGAAAGATTAGATTATAGAGCTAGATGGCAAGATGATTTTACAAATTATCTAATTGAATTAGACAAAAATAAGCCTGTAATATTATGTGGTGATTTAAACGTAGCACATAATGAAATAGATCTTAAAAATCCATCAAGCAATAGGAAAAATGCTGGATTTACAGATACAGAAAGAGGAAAGATGACAGAACTCTTAAATGCTAACTTTATAGATACATTTAGACACTTTTATCCTGATAAAGAAGAAGTATATAGTTGGTGGAGTTATATGAGAAAAGCAAGAGAGAGAAACTCTGGATGGAGAATCGATTACTTTGTAGTTTCTGAAAGATTAAAGAATGATTTAATAGATGCAAAAATTCATTCGCATATAATGGGAAGTGACCATTGTCCAGTAGAACTTGAAATTGAATTATAA